Sequence from the Flavobacterium sp. TR2 genome:
CAGGTTTAAAAAGCCAGAATAATATCCTCGTGAGGTTAGGTTTCTTTTTGCTTGGATGCTTATTATACGGTTCAGTTTGTGGTTCAATCTCTGTATTTGGGTTAAGTGCCGAAAATGCTTTTTTTCAAATCTGCTGTTATCTTTTTGCAATAGTCGGATTTGCAGGGACGGAATTATTGGCAAATCAAAATTACCATAATCATGGTTTAGACGATGCCTTTATTTTAGGAGCACTATTAAATGTAGGAGTTGCAATTGCTGTAACAACAGAAGGGTACGAAATTGTTATTGCATTTTTCGTAGCAGTTGGAGCCCTTTTTATGTTTTTGAGATACTTGCATATCTTATCGATGCTTGTGTTCTGTCTTTCGGCGACTGCGTTTTTGTTTTACGGAATGTTTGAGTTTGGAGATATCGGAAAAGCGATTCTGCCGTTTGTAGCCATGATTTTTGCAGGAGCTTTTTACTTTTTGACCAAAAAAATAATGAATCGCTTAACGGAGAACTACTATTATAACGGATTATTATTGGCAAATAGTTTTTGTCTGGTACTGTTTTACCTTTCTTGCAATTATTTGGTTGTAAGAGAACTTTCAGCAGCACTTTTAGGAGCAGAAGTAAAACCAGGAACCGATATTCCGTTTGCATTTTTCTTTTACGCATTCACTTTTATTGTTCCAATCGTTTATTTAGTTCAGGCTTTAAAAACAAAAGATAGGATAATGCTTTGGATTAGTTTTTTAGCAATCGCATTTTCAATTTATACCATTCGATTTTATCATTCAGTTTTGCCGATTGAAGTTGCGCTTACGCTTGGCGGAGCCGTTTTATTTGCAATTGCTTACTTTTCAATTAGAAAATTAAAAGAAAAAGAGAGCGGATTGACTTTTAAGCCCGATAGAATCAATCATTCAGATAGTTTATTAAATGCAGAAGCTTTAGTTGTAGCTTCAACTTTCGGAATGAAGCCAGAAGTCAAAACAGATTCTCCAATGGAATTTGGAGGCGGAGGCTTTAGCGGTGGAGGGTCAGAAGGAAATTTTTAAATTGTTTTTTCGCCACGAATTCACGAATTTATATCTTCAAAGATTATAAAAAATAATTCGTGAATTCGTGGCGAAAAAAAAAACTACACTTTGCTTTTCAATGCTTCCGCATCAATGTCACTGTGCGAAACATCGTAAACGGCTTTTCCGTTTTTGATTAAAATCAGTTGTGGAGATTCGTGATACACTCCAAATCTGCTTGCAATTTCGTTTGAAACATCTCTGTGTGCTATCAGATCTAAAAAATAAGCATCAACAACCCCTTCAAGATCATATTCTCTTTCAAATTGTTTTAAAGCCATACGGCTAATGCTGCATCTTGTGCTGTGTTTGAAAATTACAACTGGTTTTTCATTTGAGATCGCTTCTATTTCCATTAATTGAAGCATATCAGTCAATTCTGTCCAATTTACTTTACTTTTTGCTGCTTCTGAGTTCTCTGAACTTCCGAAGATTGAATTAAAAAAACTCATGTTTGGCTTGTTTTATGACTTTTTGACGTGCTAAATTAATAAAAAAAACATTTTTACCGCCATTTTGTCTGTTTTTACGCTATGGAATATATTTTGAATATTTGATTGCAAAGTTAAATTATTTGAGTTAAAAAAGTACCTCAATAAATCGTAACTTTAATCTTATAAAATGTCAAACAAATAAAATCAATCAAAATCGTAAAAATATGAATATAAATAAGTTTACTATTAAATCGCAGGAAGCCATTCAGTTGTCTCAGCAGTTAGCGCAGCGAAATGGCCAGCAGCAAATTGAAAATGAACACATTTTCAAAGCTATTTTTGAAGTGGATGAAAACGTGGCGCCATTTATTCTGAAAAAATTAAATGTAAATGTGCCATTGTTTTTACAAATTTTAGACAGTACAATTCAGAGTTTTCCAAAAGTTTCTGGAGGCGACGTTATGCTTTCGAGAGACGCAAACAAAGCTTTGAATGAAGCTGAAATCATTGCACAAAAAATGAACGACGAATATGTTTCGATCGAGCATTTAATTTTAGCCATTTTTGACTCAAAAAGTAAAGTTTCTCAGATTTTAAAAGATCAGGGAGTTACAGGAAAAGGATTAAAAGCGGCTATTGAAGAATTAAGAAAAGGCGAAAGAGTAACTTCTGCTTCGGCTGAAGAAACTTATAATTCGCTGAATAAATATGCTAAAAACTTAAACGAATTAGCTCGTACAGGAAAACTGGATCCCGTTATCGGACGTGATGAAGAAATTCGCCGCGTATTGCAGATTCTGACTCGTAGAACCAAAAACAACCCGATGCTTATTGGGGAACCGGGAGTTGGTAAAACCGCAATCGCAGAAGGTTTAGCGCATAGAATTGTAGATGGAGACGTTCCAGAAAACTTAAAAGAAAAAATCGTTTTCTCACTAGATATGGGAGCTTTGATTGCCGGAGCCAAATATAAAGGGGAATTCGAAGAGCGTTTAAAATCGGTTGTAAAAGAAGTTACAGCTGCAGAGGGTGATATCGTGTTGTTTATTGACGAGATTCATACGCTTGTAGGAGCGGGTGGAGGCGAAGGCGCAATGGATGCCGCTAACATCTTAAAACCAGCTCTGGCTCGTGGAGAATTGAGAGCAATTGGTGCTACGACTTTAGATGAATACCAAAAGTATTTTGAAAAAGATAAAGCGCTTGAAAGACGTTTCCAAAAGGTATTGATCGACGAACCGGATACAGAAAGTGCTATTTCGATTCTTCGTGGAATTAAAGAAAAATACGAAACGCATCATAAAGTTCAGATTAAAGACGAAGCGATTATCGCAGCGGTAGAACTTTCGCAAAGATACATTACGAATCGTTTCTTGCCCGATAAAGCGATTGACTTGATGGACGAAGCAGCTTCGAAACTTCGTATGGAAATCAATTCCAAACCAGAAGAATTAGATGTTTTGGACCGTAAGATCATGCAGCTGGAAATTGAGATTGAGGCTATTAAACGTGAAAAGGAAGAAAGTAAATTAAAAATCCTTCACCTAGATTTAGCCAATCTGAAAGAAGAGCGAAACGAAATTTATGCAAGATGGAAATCTGAAAAAGATATCGTTGACGGAATTCAGGCGGTAAAACACGAAATTGAAGACTTTAAGTATGAAGCTGAACGTGCCGAACGTGAAGGCGATTACGGAAAAGTAGCCGAAATTCGTTACGGAAAAATTAAAGAAGCGCAGGAACGCCAAGAAACTTTGCAAAAACAGCTGTTAGAATTCCAATCTGGAAACTCTTTAATCAAAGAAGAAGTTACCAGAGAAGATATTGCAGAAGTTGTAGCAAAATGGACTGGAATTCCAGTAACCAAAATGCTTCAGACAGAAAGAGAAAAACTATTGCATCTTGAAGACGAATTGCACAAACGTGTAGTAGGGCAGGAAGAAGCAATAGAAGCGGTGAGCGATGCTGTGCGACGAAGCCGCGCCGGTTTGCAGGACATGAAAAAACCTGTGGGATCATTCTTGTTCTTAGGAACAACCGGAGTTGGTAAAACCGAGCTGGCAAAAGCTTTGGCAGAATATCTTTTTGATGATGAAAATGCTATGACTCGTATCGATATGAGCGAATATCAGGAGCGTCACAGCGTAAGCCGTTTGGTTGGTGCGCCTCCAGGATACGTTGGATACGATGAAGGAGGTCAGCTGACAGAAGCCGTTCGTAGAAAACCTTATTCTGTTGTACTGTTAGACGAGATCGAAAAAGCGCATCCAGACACTTTCAATATTTTATTGCAAGTTCTAGATGAGGGACGTTTGACAGATAACAAAGGACGTCTGGCCGATTTTAGAAATACAATTATTATTATGACCTCAAATATGGGAAGTAATATAATTCAGGAGAAATTTGAAAACCTAAAAGGTAGCGTTGAAGCGGCAACAGAAGCAGCTAAGAACGAAGTTTTAGGATTGTTAAAACAAACTGTTCGTCCTGAGTTTATTAACCGTATCGATGAAATTGTAATGTTTACGCCGCTTACAGTAGAGAATATCTCAAGAATTGTAGGTTTACAGTTGAAGAGCGTGACCAAAATGCTGGCTCTGCAAGGCATCACAATGGATGCTACTCCAGAAGCTATCGCATATCTGGCAGATAAAGGTTACGATCCTCATTTTGGAGCAAGACCTGTAAAACGTGTTGTTCAAAGAGAAGTTTTAAATCAATTGTCAAAAGAAATTCTGGCAGGAAACATAACAACAGAAAGTATCATTTTGTTAGATGCTTTCGATGGCAAATTGGTTTTTAGAAACCAGACCGCAAAATAATTTTTTTTTTAGTTAATCTTAAAGAAGCATCAGCATTAAAGCTGGTGCTTTTTTTTTGCCCGTGAATTCTGAAACTTTTTGCGCAATTCTTATAACAATAAATTTTGAATAAATATTCAATTTTAAATTTGTAAAAATCAGCAAATTATTAATTTAAAAATTAAAGATATGAATAATATTTTCAGAGGATTATTGGCAGGATACGGCGCCAAAAAACTAGGAGGAGGATGTTTCGGAACCATTATAGTTTTTATAATTCTGTGGGTTCTTTTAGGACAGTGCAATTAAAAATTCTATTCAGAAAAAGACGAATAAAAAGAATAAATTTTGATGCAATATTATTGGGCAGATTAAGTCAAAATGTCTAGATTCGCATCACTAAAAATA
This genomic interval carries:
- the clpB gene encoding ATP-dependent chaperone ClpB; translation: MNINKFTIKSQEAIQLSQQLAQRNGQQQIENEHIFKAIFEVDENVAPFILKKLNVNVPLFLQILDSTIQSFPKVSGGDVMLSRDANKALNEAEIIAQKMNDEYVSIEHLILAIFDSKSKVSQILKDQGVTGKGLKAAIEELRKGERVTSASAEETYNSLNKYAKNLNELARTGKLDPVIGRDEEIRRVLQILTRRTKNNPMLIGEPGVGKTAIAEGLAHRIVDGDVPENLKEKIVFSLDMGALIAGAKYKGEFEERLKSVVKEVTAAEGDIVLFIDEIHTLVGAGGGEGAMDAANILKPALARGELRAIGATTLDEYQKYFEKDKALERRFQKVLIDEPDTESAISILRGIKEKYETHHKVQIKDEAIIAAVELSQRYITNRFLPDKAIDLMDEAASKLRMEINSKPEELDVLDRKIMQLEIEIEAIKREKEESKLKILHLDLANLKEERNEIYARWKSEKDIVDGIQAVKHEIEDFKYEAERAEREGDYGKVAEIRYGKIKEAQERQETLQKQLLEFQSGNSLIKEEVTREDIAEVVAKWTGIPVTKMLQTEREKLLHLEDELHKRVVGQEEAIEAVSDAVRRSRAGLQDMKKPVGSFLFLGTTGVGKTELAKALAEYLFDDENAMTRIDMSEYQERHSVSRLVGAPPGYVGYDEGGQLTEAVRRKPYSVVLLDEIEKAHPDTFNILLQVLDEGRLTDNKGRLADFRNTIIIMTSNMGSNIIQEKFENLKGSVEAATEAAKNEVLGLLKQTVRPEFINRIDEIVMFTPLTVENISRIVGLQLKSVTKMLALQGITMDATPEAIAYLADKGYDPHFGARPVKRVVQREVLNQLSKEILAGNITTESIILLDAFDGKLVFRNQTAK
- the ytxJ gene encoding bacillithiol system redox-active protein YtxJ, producing the protein MSFFNSIFGSSENSEAAKSKVNWTELTDMLQLMEIEAISNEKPVVIFKHSTRCSISRMALKQFEREYDLEGVVDAYFLDLIAHRDVSNEIASRFGVYHESPQLILIKNGKAVYDVSHSDIDAEALKSKV